The following proteins are encoded in a genomic region of Oncorhynchus keta strain PuntledgeMale-10-30-2019 unplaced genomic scaffold, Oket_V2 Un_contig_3860_pilon_pilon, whole genome shotgun sequence:
- the LOC118372071 gene encoding zinc finger and BTB domain-containing protein 17-like isoform X19: protein MMSEATVTFQSQLSGVMETVFKAAMYEITRLVDDSFMKEMSRSREQVESLKKRLQLSENRRRDGDREVGRTGKCADCGRVDEEAEERSSGTSQTGVERGRGLKQEKVSGEEWSSCGGVTRETTFNDLEEAEATSPRIISEVGRGLTKHMEAEATSPRRISEVGRGLTKHMEAEATSPRRISEVGRGLTKHMEAEATSPRRISEVGRGLTKHMEAEATSPRRISEVGRGLTKHMEAEATSPRIISEVGRGLTKHMEAEATSPRRISEVGRGLTKHMEAEATSPRRISESTEVGGQKLDSLLKEEALHNTELQERWEFCLDGADGSDVSGPSKSFIQQDLQRCQDDWASGLDQHPEPPGPEGEPEDPTDPLYRPRYSMEELGGAFEKSGYSGDGGSDHLLDMEGLDRLPGSPSRLGALSYGAAGHYQVDLGRSEGGDHHHRSHMPRPHQSRREQVGSPTPSPHPEVGDRNCLLINEEGYLQDSSVLYPEHGVPESGSRAGHRGLTSIHSGSSAHNNNTESLYDAADDFGLSLNLRDRSQEQVTGGGGRRHACNQCTMTFPDFGSLKAHKQTHKTGRESGSGPPYSCTQCGKTFTQACNLKVHQRVHQAEGLHLCSHCGKGFTSFSDLKRHKCSQTTDKPYCCSICGNKFSRLWNLKLHQRIHTQEKPHRCTMCDKSFTRADILKVHLRIHTGERPYCCAVCGLRFKRLDHLKLHQRKHRPDLLN, encoded by the exons GTCGAGTCACTGAAGAAGCGGCTGCAGTTGTCGGAGAACAGACGcagggatggggacagagagGTCGGCCGTACGGGGAAGTGTGCGGACTGTGGGAGAGTTGACGAGGAAGCCGAGGAGAGAAGCTCTGGAACCTCACAGACAG GTGTGGAGAGGGGGCGTGGCCTGAAGCAGGAGAAGGTATCAGGGGAGGAGTGGAGCAGCTGTGGGGGTGTGACCAGGGAAACAACCTTCAATGATCTGGAGGAGGCTGAGGCCACCAGCCCTAGGATAATCTCTGAGGTAG GTAGGGGACTGACTAAACACATGGAGGCTGAGGCCACCAGCCCTAGGAGAATCTCTGAGGTAG GTAGGGGACTGACTAAACACATGGAGGCTGAGGCCACCAGCCCTAGGAGAATCTCTGAGGTAGGTAGGGGACTGACTAAACACATGGAGGCTGAGGCCACCAGCCCTAGGAGAATCTCTGAGGTAGGTAGGGGACTGACTAAACACATGGAGGCTGAGGCCACCAGCCCTAGGAGAATCTCTGAGGTAG GTAGGGGACTGACTAAACACATGGAGGCTGAGGCCACCAGCCCTAGGATAATCTCTGAGGTAGGTAGGGGACTGACTAAACACATGGAGGCTGAGGCCACCAGCCCTAGGAGAATCTCTGAGGTAGGTAGGGGACTGACTAAACACATGGAGGCTGAGGCCACCAGCCCTAGGAGAATCTCTGAG TCCACAGAGGTCGGAGGTCAGAAGCTGGACAGTCTGCTGAAAGAGGAGGCTCTCCACAACACTGAGCTACAGGAGAGATGGGAGTTCTGCCTGGATG GGGCCGATGGTTCAGACGTCTCGGGGCCCAGTAAGAGTTTTATTCAGCAGGATCTACAGCGGTGCCAGGATGACTGGGCTTCTGGTCTAGACCAGCATCCTGAACCACCGGGCCCCGAGGGAGAGCCAGAGGACCCCACCGACCCTCTCTACCGCCCTCGTTACAGCATGGAGGAACTTGGGGGCGCCTTTGAAAAGTCTGGTTACAGCGGTGATGGTGGGAGCGACCATCTTCTAGACATGGAAGGGCTGGATAGGCTTCCTGGTTCTCCGTCTCGTCTGGGAGCGCTGAGCTACGGAGCTGCAGGTCACTACCAGGTGGACCTGGGGAGGTCTGAGGGGGGAGACCATCACCATCGCTCCCACATGCCTCGCCCCCATCAGAGCCGGAGGGAGCAGGTGGGGTCGCCAACGCCATCCCCCCACCCAGAGGTGGGAGACCGGAACTGCCTGTTGATCAACGAGGAGGGGTACCTGCAGGACTCCAGTGTCTTGTACCCAGAACATGGTGTCCCAGAGTCAGGTAGTAGAGCCGGCCACAGGGGGCTAACCTCCATCCACTCTGGAAGCTCAgcccacaacaacaacacagagagccTGTATGATGCCGCTGACGACTTTGGACTCTCTTTAAACCTCAGAGATCGTTCACAAGAGCAGGTaacaggaggaggggggaggcgtCATGCCTGCAATCAATGTACCATGACCTTCCCAGACTTTGGTTCCCTCAAGGCCCACAAGCAGACACACAAAACTGGTAGAGAGTCAGGGTCTGGGCCTCCGTACTCCTGCACCCAGTGCGGTAAGACCTTCACCCAGGCCTGCAACCTCAAGGTCCACCAGCGGGTCCACCAGGCAGAGGGACTCCACCTCTGCAGCCATTGCGGCAAGGGCTTCACCTCCTTCTCCGACCTGAAGAGGCACAAGTGCAGCCAGACCACAGACAAGCCCTACTGCTGCTCCATCTGTGGGAACAAGTTCAGTCGGCTCTGGAACCTCAAGCTGCATCAGCGCATTCACACGCAGGAGAAACCCCACCGCTGCACTATGTGTGACAAGAGCTTCACACGAGCAGACATTTTGAAAGTGCACCTGCGCATCCACACCGGGGAGAGACCTTACTGCTGCGCTGTGTGTGGACTCCGCTTCAAACGACTGGACCATCTGAAGTTGCACCAGCGCAAACACAGGCCGGATCTCCTGAACTGA
- the LOC118372071 gene encoding uncharacterized protein LOC118372071 isoform X10, with amino-acid sequence MMSEATVTFQSQLSGVMETVFKAAMYEITRLVDDSFMKEMSRSREQVESLKKRLQLSENRRRDGDREVGRTGKCADCGRVDEEAEERSSGTSQTGVERGRGLKQEKVSGEEWSSCGGVTRETTFNDLEEAEATSPRIISEVGRGLTKHMEAEATSPRRISEVGRGLTKHMEAEATSPRRISEVGRGLTKHMEAEATSPRRISEVGRGLTKHMEAEATSPRRISEVGRGLTKHMEAEATSPRRISEVGRGLTKHMEAEATSPRIISEVGRGLTKHMEAEATSPRRISEVGRGLTKHMEAEATSPRRISESTEVGGQKLDSLLKEEALHNTELQERWEFCLDGADGSDVSGPSKSFIQQDLQRCQDDWASGLDQHPEPPGPEGEPEDPTDPLYRPRYSMEELGGAFEKSGYSGDGGSDHLLDMEGLDRLPGSPSRLGALSYGAAGHYQVDLGRSEGGDHHHRSHMPRPHQSRREQVGSPTPSPHPEVGDRNCLLINEEGYLQDSSVLYPEHGVPESGSRAGHRGLTSIHSGSSAHNNNTESLYDAADDFGLSLNLRDRSQEQVTGGGGRRHACNQCTMTFPDFGSLKAHKQTHKTGRESGSGPPYSCTQCGKTFTQACNLKVHQRVHQAEGLHLCSHCGKGFTSFSDLKRHKCSQTTDKPYCCSICGNKFSRLWNLKLHQRIHTQEKPHRCTMCDKSFTRADILKVHLRIHTGERPYCCAVCGLRFKRLDHLKLHQRKHRPDLLN; translated from the exons GTCGAGTCACTGAAGAAGCGGCTGCAGTTGTCGGAGAACAGACGcagggatggggacagagagGTCGGCCGTACGGGGAAGTGTGCGGACTGTGGGAGAGTTGACGAGGAAGCCGAGGAGAGAAGCTCTGGAACCTCACAGACAG GTGTGGAGAGGGGGCGTGGCCTGAAGCAGGAGAAGGTATCAGGGGAGGAGTGGAGCAGCTGTGGGGGTGTGACCAGGGAAACAACCTTCAATGATCTGGAGGAGGCTGAGGCCACCAGCCCTAGGATAATCTCTGAGGTAG GTAGGGGACTGACTAAACACATGGAGGCTGAGGCCACCAGCCCTAGGAGAATCTCTGAGGTAGGTAGGGGACTGACTAAACACATGGAGGCTGAGGCCACCAGCCCTAGGAGAATCTCTGAGGTAG GTAGGGGACTGACTAAACACATGGAGGCTGAGGCCACCAGCCCTAGGAGAATCTCTGAGGTAGGTAGGGGACTGACTAAACACATGGAGGCTGAGGCCACCAGCCCTAGGAGAATCTCTGAGGTAG GTAGGGGACTGACTAAACACATGGAGGCTGAGGCCACCAGCCCTAGGAGAATCTCTGAGGTAG GTAGGGGACTGACTAAACACATGGAGGCTGAGGCCACCAGCCCTAGGATAATCTCTGAGGTAGGTAGGGGACTGACTAAACACATGGAGGCTGAGGCCACCAGCCCTAGGAGAATCTCTGAGGTAGGTAGGGGACTGACTAAACACATGGAGGCTGAGGCCACCAGCCCTAGGAGAATCTCTGAG TCCACAGAGGTCGGAGGTCAGAAGCTGGACAGTCTGCTGAAAGAGGAGGCTCTCCACAACACTGAGCTACAGGAGAGATGGGAGTTCTGCCTGGATG GGGCCGATGGTTCAGACGTCTCGGGGCCCAGTAAGAGTTTTATTCAGCAGGATCTACAGCGGTGCCAGGATGACTGGGCTTCTGGTCTAGACCAGCATCCTGAACCACCGGGCCCCGAGGGAGAGCCAGAGGACCCCACCGACCCTCTCTACCGCCCTCGTTACAGCATGGAGGAACTTGGGGGCGCCTTTGAAAAGTCTGGTTACAGCGGTGATGGTGGGAGCGACCATCTTCTAGACATGGAAGGGCTGGATAGGCTTCCTGGTTCTCCGTCTCGTCTGGGAGCGCTGAGCTACGGAGCTGCAGGTCACTACCAGGTGGACCTGGGGAGGTCTGAGGGGGGAGACCATCACCATCGCTCCCACATGCCTCGCCCCCATCAGAGCCGGAGGGAGCAGGTGGGGTCGCCAACGCCATCCCCCCACCCAGAGGTGGGAGACCGGAACTGCCTGTTGATCAACGAGGAGGGGTACCTGCAGGACTCCAGTGTCTTGTACCCAGAACATGGTGTCCCAGAGTCAGGTAGTAGAGCCGGCCACAGGGGGCTAACCTCCATCCACTCTGGAAGCTCAgcccacaacaacaacacagagagccTGTATGATGCCGCTGACGACTTTGGACTCTCTTTAAACCTCAGAGATCGTTCACAAGAGCAGGTaacaggaggaggggggaggcgtCATGCCTGCAATCAATGTACCATGACCTTCCCAGACTTTGGTTCCCTCAAGGCCCACAAGCAGACACACAAAACTGGTAGAGAGTCAGGGTCTGGGCCTCCGTACTCCTGCACCCAGTGCGGTAAGACCTTCACCCAGGCCTGCAACCTCAAGGTCCACCAGCGGGTCCACCAGGCAGAGGGACTCCACCTCTGCAGCCATTGCGGCAAGGGCTTCACCTCCTTCTCCGACCTGAAGAGGCACAAGTGCAGCCAGACCACAGACAAGCCCTACTGCTGCTCCATCTGTGGGAACAAGTTCAGTCGGCTCTGGAACCTCAAGCTGCATCAGCGCATTCACACGCAGGAGAAACCCCACCGCTGCACTATGTGTGACAAGAGCTTCACACGAGCAGACATTTTGAAAGTGCACCTGCGCATCCACACCGGGGAGAGACCTTACTGCTGCGCTGTGTGTGGACTCCGCTTCAAACGACTGGACCATCTGAAGTTGCACCAGCGCAAACACAGGCCGGATCTCCTGAACTGA
- the LOC118372071 gene encoding zinc finger and BTB domain-containing protein 17-like isoform X23, with amino-acid sequence MMSEATVTFQSQLSGVMETVFKAAMYEITRLVDDSFMKEMSRSREQVESLKKRLQLSENRRRDGDREVGRTGKCADCGRVDEEAEERSSGTSQTGVERGRGLKQEKVSGEEWSSCGGVTRETTFNDLEEAEATSPRIISEVGRGLTKHMEAEATSPRRISEVGRGLTKHMEAEATSPRIISEVGRGLTKHMEAEATSPRRISEVGRGLTKHMEAEATSPRIISEVGRGLTKHMEAEATSPRRISEVGRGLTKHMEAEATSPRRISESTEVGGQKLDSLLKEEALHNTELQERWEFCLDGADGSDVSGPSKSFIQQDLQRCQDDWASGLDQHPEPPGPEGEPEDPTDPLYRPRYSMEELGGAFEKSGYSGDGGSDHLLDMEGLDRLPGSPSRLGALSYGAAGHYQVDLGRSEGGDHHHRSHMPRPHQSRREQVGSPTPSPHPEVGDRNCLLINEEGYLQDSSVLYPEHGVPESGSRAGHRGLTSIHSGSSAHNNNTESLYDAADDFGLSLNLRDRSQEQVTGGGGRRHACNQCTMTFPDFGSLKAHKQTHKTGRESGSGPPYSCTQCGKTFTQACNLKVHQRVHQAEGLHLCSHCGKGFTSFSDLKRHKCSQTTDKPYCCSICGNKFSRLWNLKLHQRIHTQEKPHRCTMCDKSFTRADILKVHLRIHTGERPYCCAVCGLRFKRLDHLKLHQRKHRPDLLN; translated from the exons GTCGAGTCACTGAAGAAGCGGCTGCAGTTGTCGGAGAACAGACGcagggatggggacagagagGTCGGCCGTACGGGGAAGTGTGCGGACTGTGGGAGAGTTGACGAGGAAGCCGAGGAGAGAAGCTCTGGAACCTCACAGACAG GTGTGGAGAGGGGGCGTGGCCTGAAGCAGGAGAAGGTATCAGGGGAGGAGTGGAGCAGCTGTGGGGGTGTGACCAGGGAAACAACCTTCAATGATCTGGAGGAGGCTGAGGCCACCAGCCCTAGGATAATCTCTGAGGTAG GTAGGGGACTGACTAAACACATGGAGGCTGAGGCCACCAGCCCTAGGAGAATCTCTGAGGTAGGTAGGGGACTGACTAAACACATGGAGGCTGAGGCCACCAGCCCTAGGATAATCTCTGAGGTAGGTAGGGGACTGACTAAACACATGGAGGCTGAGGCCACCAGCCCTAGGAGAATCTCTGAGGTAG GTAGGGGACTGACTAAACACATGGAGGCTGAGGCCACCAGCCCTAGGATAATCTCTGAGGTAGGTAGGGGACTGACTAAACACATGGAGGCTGAGGCCACCAGCCCTAGGAGAATCTCTGAGGTAGGTAGGGGACTGACTAAACACATGGAGGCTGAGGCCACCAGCCCTAGGAGAATCTCTGAG TCCACAGAGGTCGGAGGTCAGAAGCTGGACAGTCTGCTGAAAGAGGAGGCTCTCCACAACACTGAGCTACAGGAGAGATGGGAGTTCTGCCTGGATG GGGCCGATGGTTCAGACGTCTCGGGGCCCAGTAAGAGTTTTATTCAGCAGGATCTACAGCGGTGCCAGGATGACTGGGCTTCTGGTCTAGACCAGCATCCTGAACCACCGGGCCCCGAGGGAGAGCCAGAGGACCCCACCGACCCTCTCTACCGCCCTCGTTACAGCATGGAGGAACTTGGGGGCGCCTTTGAAAAGTCTGGTTACAGCGGTGATGGTGGGAGCGACCATCTTCTAGACATGGAAGGGCTGGATAGGCTTCCTGGTTCTCCGTCTCGTCTGGGAGCGCTGAGCTACGGAGCTGCAGGTCACTACCAGGTGGACCTGGGGAGGTCTGAGGGGGGAGACCATCACCATCGCTCCCACATGCCTCGCCCCCATCAGAGCCGGAGGGAGCAGGTGGGGTCGCCAACGCCATCCCCCCACCCAGAGGTGGGAGACCGGAACTGCCTGTTGATCAACGAGGAGGGGTACCTGCAGGACTCCAGTGTCTTGTACCCAGAACATGGTGTCCCAGAGTCAGGTAGTAGAGCCGGCCACAGGGGGCTAACCTCCATCCACTCTGGAAGCTCAgcccacaacaacaacacagagagccTGTATGATGCCGCTGACGACTTTGGACTCTCTTTAAACCTCAGAGATCGTTCACAAGAGCAGGTaacaggaggaggggggaggcgtCATGCCTGCAATCAATGTACCATGACCTTCCCAGACTTTGGTTCCCTCAAGGCCCACAAGCAGACACACAAAACTGGTAGAGAGTCAGGGTCTGGGCCTCCGTACTCCTGCACCCAGTGCGGTAAGACCTTCACCCAGGCCTGCAACCTCAAGGTCCACCAGCGGGTCCACCAGGCAGAGGGACTCCACCTCTGCAGCCATTGCGGCAAGGGCTTCACCTCCTTCTCCGACCTGAAGAGGCACAAGTGCAGCCAGACCACAGACAAGCCCTACTGCTGCTCCATCTGTGGGAACAAGTTCAGTCGGCTCTGGAACCTCAAGCTGCATCAGCGCATTCACACGCAGGAGAAACCCCACCGCTGCACTATGTGTGACAAGAGCTTCACACGAGCAGACATTTTGAAAGTGCACCTGCGCATCCACACCGGGGAGAGACCTTACTGCTGCGCTGTGTGTGGACTCCGCTTCAAACGACTGGACCATCTGAAGTTGCACCAGCGCAAACACAGGCCGGATCTCCTGAACTGA